In a single window of the Manis pentadactyla isolate mManPen7 chromosome 15 unlocalized genomic scaffold, mManPen7.hap1 SUPER_15_unloc_1, whole genome shotgun sequence genome:
- the SLC27A5 gene encoding long-chain fatty acid transport protein 5: protein MGVWLRLFFLLLLTLLLRGLGQSAWPAAVALALRWLLGDRTCCVLLGLAVPARCWLVPWMPHWLSLAAAALTLALMPVQPPPGLRWLPTDVAFMVKMLRLGLGLRVRMSCRPLHTFVDAFELRARTQPDHVPLVCTGPGGCTVTFRELDAQACRAAWALKAELGSPRGLPAREPVALLVLATQTIPALGLWLGLAKLGFPVAWINPHSRGAPLVHSVLSSGAQVLVVDPDLQQNLEEVLPKLQAENLHCFYLGHSSPTPGVGALGAALDVAPVEPVPADLRAGITPQSPALFIYTSGTTGLPKPAILTHERLLQMCGMFHLCGVTADDVIYTVLPLYHVMGLVLGVLSCLELGATCVLAPKFSASYFWDDCRKHGVTVIHYVGEVLRYLCGTPQRPEDRTHTVRLAMGNGLRADVWKTFQQRFGPIRIVEVYGSTEGNVGFVNYPGRCGALGKISCFLRMLSPFELVQFNTEAEEPVRNNQGFCIPVGPGEAGLLLTQVLNRHPFVGYRGPRELTERKLVQNVRRWGDVYYNTGDVLAMDHEGFLYFRDRLGDTFRWKGENVSTREVEGVLSLVDFLQEVNVYGVSVPGCEGKVGMAAVQLASGQTFDGQRLYQHVRAWLPGYAAPHFIRVQDALEITSTFKLVKSRLVREGFNVGVVADPLFVLDNQAQAFRPLTPDTYRALCEGTWRL from the exons ATGGGCGTCTGGCTGCGGCTGTTTTTTTTGCTATTGCTGACGTTGCTTCTGCGAGGCCTGGGGCAGTCCGCATGGCCTGCGGCGGTGGCTCTGGCTCTGCGCTGGCTCCTGGGGGACCGCACGTGCTGTGTGCTGCTTGGCCTGGCTGTCCCGGCACGATGCTGGCTCGTTCCCTGGATGCCCCACTGGCTGAGTCTGGCAGCCGCAGCCCTCACGCTGGCTCTGATGCCTGTGCAGCCGCCGCCAGGGCTGCGATGGCTGCCCACTGATGTAGCCTTTATGGTCAAGATGCTtcgcctgggcctgggcctcagggTGCGCATGAGCTGCCGGCCGCTCCACACCTTTGTGGATGCCTTTGAACTAAGGGCACGAACACAGCCAGACCATGTGCCTTTGGTGTGTACAGGGCCAGGGGGCTGCACAGTCACTTTCAGGGAGCTGGATGCCCAGGCTTGCCGGGCAGCATGGGCCCTAAAGGCGGAGCTGGGCAGCCCCAGGGGCCTGCCTGCCAGGGAGCCTGTGGCCCTCCTGGTGCTGGCCACCCAGACCATTCCCGCCCTGGGATTGTGGCTGGGGCTGGCCAAGCTGGGCTTCCCGGTGGCCTGGATCAATCCTCATAGCCGGGGGGCACCCCTGGTGCACTCGGTGCTGAGCTCTGGAGCTCAGGTGCTGGTGGTGGACCCAG ACCTCCAGCAGAACCTGGAGGAGGTCCTCCCCAAGCTGCAGGCAGAGAACCTCCACTGCTTCTACCTCGGCCACTCCTCCCCCACACCAGGAGTGGGGGCTCTGGGGGCTGCCCTTGATGTTGCACCCGTGGAGCCTGTGCCAGCTGACCTGCGAGCTGGGATCACGCCGCAGAGCCCTGCCCTGTTCATCTACACTTCAGGGACTACTG GGCTCCCAAAGCCAGCTATCCTCACACATGAGCGGTTGCTGCAGATGTGCGGGATGTTCCACCTGTGTGGGGTCACAGCTGATGATGTGATCTACACCGTCTTGCCTCTTTACCACGTGATGGGGCTTGTCCTTGGGGTCCTTAGCTGCCTGGAGCTCG gaGCAACCTGTGTCCTGGCCCCCAAGTTCTCTGCCTCCTACTTCTGGGATGACTGTCGGAAGCATGGTGTGACTGTGATCCATTACGTGGGCGAGGTCCTGCGGTACCTGTGTGGCACTCCCCAG CGGCCAGAGGACCGGACACACACAGTCCGCTTAGCGATGGGCAATGGACTACGGGCAGATGTCTGGAAGACCTTTCAGCAACGCTTCGGCCCCATTCGGATCGTGGAAGTCTATGGCTCCACAGAAGGCAACGTGGGCTTTGTCAACTATCCAGGGCGCTGCGGCGCTCTGGGCAAGATAAGCTGCTTCCTTCGA ATGCTGTCCCCCTTTGAGCTTGTACAGTTTAACACAGAGGCCGAGGAGCCTGTGAGGAACAATCAGGGCTTCTGCATCCCTGTGGGGCCAG GAGAGGCGGGTCTCCTGCTGACCCAGGTGCTGAACCGCCACCCTTTCGTGGGCTACCGCGGGCCGCGAGAGCTGACGGAACGGAAGTTGGTACAAAACGTGCGGCGCTGGGGCGACGTTTACTACAACACCGGGGACGTGCTGGCCATGGACCACGAAGGCTTTCTCTACTTCCGCGACCGCCTCGGGGATACCTTTCG ATGGAAGGGTGAGAACGTGTCCACGCGGGAAGTGGAGGGCGTGTTGTCACTCGTGGACTTCCTGCAGGAGGTCAACGTCTATGGTGTGTCTGTACCAG GGTGTGAGGGCAAGGTGGGCATGGCTGCTGTGCAGCTGGCCTCTGGCCAGACCTTCGATGGGCAGAGGCTGTACCAGCACGTCCGCGCTTGGCTCCCTGGCTATGCTGCCCCGCATTTTATCCGTGTCCAG GACGCCCTGGAGATCACAAGCACGTTCAAACTGGTAAAGTCCCGGTTGGTGCGTGAGGGCTTCAACGTGGGCGTCGTTGCTGACCCACTGTTCGTGCTGGACAACCAGGCTCAGGCCTTCCGGCCCCTGACGCCTGACACATACCGCGCTTTGTGCGAGGGAACCTGGAGACTGTGA